TGCGCTTGGAGCTTGGCGAAGCGCGTCGGCGTCTCCGACAAGACACGCTTCGCCTCGTCGGTGACGACCGGGCCCATCGCCTCGACACGAAAGCCGGGGCGAGCGTGGCCGTGGTGGGCAGCGACGAGGTGCAGGCACAACTCTCGGTCGACCGTGATTGGCAAGGTCACCTGGCCATCACCGAGGTCTGCCACGGAGCCCAGTTCGTGGCGGTAGCCTCGGTTGATCGTGTGATCGAAGCGCGCGTGGTCTGACTTAGCGACCGCAGGCTTCTCGATGCGGCCCACGGCGCGCTGCCACCACGGGCGGTCCTTGCCGAGGTCGTGCTGGCCAGCGGCCTCGATGACGGTGTCGCGCAGCTCCGTGGGCAGCGACAGCCGCTGGCACAGCTCCGTCGCCTTGGTACGGGCGTCGCCCAGGTGCTGGGTGAGCAGAACATCGTTCTGGAAGCCGAGAGAGCCGTCGTCGTCCTCTGCCTCTTCGAGCGCACGGCGGTCTTCACGGGCCACGATCACGCCGCGCTTTCCGGTACCCGCCGCCTCGACAAGCCGCCAGCCAGTCCCGAGCAGCTCGTCCGCTACGTATTCGACCTCGCTCAAGAGATCCTCGGCGTCCGTGTCCGGCTCGATCTGCTGTGGTTCACTGTCGTTCGCTGAGGTTGCCGTGACTTTCCCAGCGTCGATCCAGAGACGACGGCGCTGCGCGCGGCTCGACGGCTGCGCCTGTTCCGCAATGTCGCTTACCGCCTCCTTCCAGGCAGGATCAACGAAACGATCATCGTAGCCGCCCGCGCTCGTCGGCAGCACCACCGTGGCGTCGTGAAGGGCCGCGCGAAGTTCGCCGTCGTCGTCGGTGGGAAGGTTGCGAAGGCGAAACTTCGTGGTCTCACCGTAGCGCGTGACGAGCAGGACACGTGCTCCGAGTGCGTCGTCTTCGACGGAGCGGCCACGAACGGCCTTGAGTAGGTCGACTGCCTCGTAGAGCGGACACCGCGCCGTCTCACGCGCACCGATCGGGAACGCTGCGACGAGCCGTTCGGCGTCTTCGGGCTCGGTCACCCGATCCAACTCCCAGCGCCACGCGATCTCGACGTAGAGCGATGAGTCTTCGACGCTGCCGTGGAGCCAGCGGCCGACATCCGGGCGAGCCCCGGCCCTCGGGTGTTTCGAGGTCATCGCGAAGTCGTCGAGCACCGCGCTGGTCAGCGCCGGAGGAGGAACGCGCACATCGAAGAGCCCGCGCGCCTCAGCGTCATCGAGCCCATCTCGCAGACGCGTGGGGAACGTTGCCGGTGCACCCTGAAGTTCCTGTCCGTCGGCCGCGAGCGTCTGGACGCGCGCGAAGACCTTCCCGGCAGGGTCGGTGCCTTTCTTGTCGCCCACCAACTTCACCGTGACGTCGCGAGTGCTGGCACCAAGCCGGTTCACGCGACCGAGCCGCTGGATGAGGCTGTCGGCGGCGCAGGCCTCGACACCCAGGTGGTCGCAGTCGATGTCGGCGCCGACCTCGACGCAGGAGGTCGCGACCAAGAAGAGCGGCGCGTCGAAGACCACATTGCGATCACGTTGGCTCTTGAAGCGCGCGTAGCTGTCGCCCTTCACGACGTCATCGCGATCCCAGCCGCGCATGCTGCCCGTGAGAGTCACGATTTGCTCGTCAGGCACGCCGCCGTGGCGAAGCGCAGCAGCACATTTCCTAACCTCGGCGACGGTGTTCACCACGACGCCGATGACCGCTCCAGTGTCGGCCCTAGATTTCTCGATGGCCCACCCAGCGAGCTGAGCGCCGACGCCCCTGTTGGCGTCCAGCTCCTCGACCTCGAGCTTCTTCTTGGCGTTGAGGCGATCGCTGACCTTCTGGTCATCGGTCTCCTTCGGCCAACTGTGTCCGTCGATGACGGTTGCGTCGTCGAGGAGCTGGAAGACACGTCGCGTGGTCGGCTCCTCGGGCAGCCCGGGCGTTCGCCGGAGCAGGTCGCGAACGGGCTCCATCGTGGCGCCCATCCTCACGACCGCGAATGGAGCCAGTGTGCCGACGCGCCGTTCAATCGCGGTAAGCGTCGTCGCGAAGGGCGAGCAGAGATGAGCCTCGTCGAGGACGAGCAGACAGTCCTGCCCAAGCAGGCCGGCCTCGAGGGCGCGGCCCCAGGGGCCCACGCGACCGTAGGCGCTGAAGAAAAGGCGGGAGCCGATCATATCGACCGTGCCGACGATGATTGCGGGGCGCGTCGGGTCGTCCCGCCAGCGCGTGTCGAGCGCGCGCTGCCCACGGAGCGTGGACACCTCGACGACCGAAGAAGTGCAGCCTCCGTTCTTCAGTGCCGTCGCGATCTCATGGAGCGCATGCTCCTCGTCCTCGGCCGCCAGCTCGAGGCGCTCACAGACCTGCTCCGCGAACTCGGATGCCTGGTCCACGACCACCCGACGATCGACGACGTAGACGAGCCGACGAGGAACAACGTGCGAGGAGCGCCCGAGCGCCCGGCCCAGCGCCAAGACCCAGAGCGCGATGATCGATGTCTTGCCCAGACCGGTGGCAAGCTCAATGCCGGCCGGGAAGCGGCCCGCTTCGATGTCTGCGAAGAGTCGGTGCTGCCAGCGGCACGCGCCGTCGTGACCAGTGAGGGCACGATAGAGCATATCGAAGTCCTCGAAGCAAAGAATGGGACTGCTGGGCATCTGATCCGTCACCAGCAACCCTCCTGCTGCGTCGTAACGAAGGCATCTTCTCCCTCGCCAGTCGACCACTGCAGAACGGGGAGAACATCCCGGAACCCGTCCAGCGCTACCATCAACTGCCACTCGTAGGGATGAAACCCACCTGTCGCAGTCGAAAAGAATGACCGGAAGCTCTCTTCGCGGCACCCGTGCCTACCGTGATCGTTCAATTTCCCTCCCGACGGACAGAGCTGCTATACGATTTCTCATCACCCCAAAACCACGTCTCGTGGTTGTGTCCCAGCACTGCAGCCGGTCAGAAAGCCTTGCAGGCTGCGCAAAGAAATCTACATACGGAAACCATTCTCCCCCATCCCATTCTCAAATCCTGAGACGCTCATGCCTCACCCGCTCTCACCGGGAGGTAGGACGCCAGCGCATCACGCAAGGCGGCGCCCACGGCCCGCCGCAGCTCGTCCGGCTCCAGGACCTCGACCGCGGCACCGTGGCGCAGGATCTCGCCGATGAGTTCCCGCGCGTCCCGGTACGGCACGCGCAGTTCGTAGCGCCCATCCGTGTCGAACTGCCCGGACTGGCGCGGGTGCCAGCGCTCGTCGGCCACCCAGCGGGAGCGCTCCGCCGAGAATCGCAGAACGGCCAGCTTGTTCGCTTTGCCGGAGAAGATGCCATAGGCGTCGCCGAAGTACTGATCGAGTTCGGCGTCCGGGATGTTGCGGGCCACTGCTGCGAGGACTTGTGCGTGGCGGATGCGGTCGAGCGAGAACGTTCGCAACGCCCGGCGCGACGGATCCCAGGCGTCGAGATACCAGTTGTCGCGGTAGTGCACCAGCCGTTGCGGCGAGACCCGCCGTTCGGTGTGCTGGTCACGGGAGCGGGAGTGATAATGAAAAGCGAGTTCCCGCCGCTCCAGCAACGCGGAGGCCACGGGCTGAAAAGCGATACCGGGCGCGCGCCCTGCCCCGCCGAGCAGGCGCACGCGCCTGGGCAGTTCGCCGAGCTGCAGGCGCCGGTGGCGGATGAGTTCGTCGATGCGGCCGGCGAACGGCGCAAGGTGTTCTTCGAGCAGCCCGGAGCCGAGACCTCCCAGCAGCTCGTGAAACGTGACCAGCGCCTGGAGTTCGGCCGCGCTGAACCAGAGTCCCGGCAGCTCATAGGCGCGGCCGTCCGGTCCCGGCCGACAGATGAAACCGCCCGTCTCCGGGTCTTTGTCGAGCGGTGCACCCAGCTCATCGCGAAGGAAGGCGATGTCGCGGTAAAGCGTCGCCCGGGAGCAATCATCCAGGCGCTCGCGCAGATCCGCCACGGCAATGGGTGTGCGGCGGTTCGCCAGAATCCGGTGCAGTCGAAAGATCCGCTCGTACTTGTCCATCTGAGCAACGCCCAGCGGCATTATGAAATATGGGTTACCTGCCTGAAGCGTTGCACTATTACCTGCAACCCGGAGGCTTGTCGAGTCTGGGGACCGCTCGGGCCTCGCGAATCATCGCGAGATCAGTCGCGCGCCCACAGCCGGAGCATCTGCATCTTGACGAGGTGCCAGAAGTTGTTCGCGGTCCAGTACAACACCATGCCGGCCGGGAACGTGTAGAACAGCAGGAAGAAACCGCCCGCCATGAGGTAGAGCTGGCGCTGCTGTTTGCGCAGCAGCCCGGGCGACAGCGAGGCGTCGCGCAGCATGACCGCAGACAGTATCGTCAGCGCGGTCATGACCAGCGGCAGCAGATTGAAGTCGCCGCCGAAGAACGGGATCGTGAACGGCAGTGGCGCGAAACGGTCCGGCGCCGCGAGGTCCGCGATCCACAGAAACCGCTCGCCCGAGAGCGCGTAGTTGTCGGCCAGCATGTCGAAGGCAGCAATGAACATCGGCACCTGGATGGCGAAGCCCGCCAGGCTCTTCAGGGTGAATGCCGGGTGCACGCCCTCGTCGCGATACACCGCCAGCGTGCGCCGGTGCGCCTCCTCGCCGCGGTACTCACGCCGGATCGCGGCCAGCCGTGGCTGGATCCGGCTCTGCGCCCGGTTGACTTCCTGCTGCCAGCGGTCCGCGATGCGGGTGAGCGGCAACAGGATGAGCTTCA
This genomic interval from Gammaproteobacteria bacterium contains the following:
- the cas3u gene encoding type I-U CRISPR-associated helicase/endonuclease Cas3 — encoded protein: MTDQMPSSPILCFEDFDMLYRALTGHDGACRWQHRLFADIEAGRFPAGIELATGLGKTSIIALWVLALGRALGRSSHVVPRRLVYVVDRRVVVDQASEFAEQVCERLELAAEDEEHALHEIATALKNGGCTSSVVEVSTLRGQRALDTRWRDDPTRPAIIVGTVDMIGSRLFFSAYGRVGPWGRALEAGLLGQDCLLVLDEAHLCSPFATTLTAIERRVGTLAPFAVVRMGATMEPVRDLLRRTPGLPEEPTTRRVFQLLDDATVIDGHSWPKETDDQKVSDRLNAKKKLEVEELDANRGVGAQLAGWAIEKSRADTGAVIGVVVNTVAEVRKCAAALRHGGVPDEQIVTLTGSMRGWDRDDVVKGDSYARFKSQRDRNVVFDAPLFLVATSCVEVGADIDCDHLGVEACAADSLIQRLGRVNRLGASTRDVTVKLVGDKKGTDPAGKVFARVQTLAADGQELQGAPATFPTRLRDGLDDAEARGLFDVRVPPPALTSAVLDDFAMTSKHPRAGARPDVGRWLHGSVEDSSLYVEIAWRWELDRVTEPEDAERLVAAFPIGARETARCPLYEAVDLLKAVRGRSVEDDALGARVLLVTRYGETTKFRLRNLPTDDDGELRAALHDATVVLPTSAGGYDDRFVDPAWKEAVSDIAEQAQPSSRAQRRRLWIDAGKVTATSANDSEPQQIEPDTDAEDLLSEVEYVADELLGTGWRLVEAAGTGKRGVIVAREDRRALEEAEDDDGSLGFQNDVLLTQHLGDARTKATELCQRLSLPTELRDTVIEAAGQHDLGKDRPWWQRAVGRIEKPAVAKSDHARFDHTINRGYRHELGSVADLGDGQVTLPITVDRELCLHLVAAHHGHARPGFRVEAMGPVVTDEAKRVLSETPTRFAKLQAQHGWWSLAWIEALVKAADVLASRDEENSP
- a CDS encoding transcriptional regulator produces the protein MDKYERIFRLHRILANRRTPIAVADLRERLDDCSRATLYRDIAFLRDELGAPLDKDPETGGFICRPGPDGRAYELPGLWFSAAELQALVTFHELLGGLGSGLLEEHLAPFAGRIDELIRHRRLQLGELPRRVRLLGGAGRAPGIAFQPVASALLERRELAFHYHSRSRDQHTERRVSPQRLVHYRDNWYLDAWDPSRRALRTFSLDRIRHAQVLAAVARNIPDAELDQYFGDAYGIFSGKANKLAVLRFSAERSRWVADERWHPRQSGQFDTDGRYELRVPYRDARELIGEILRHGAAVEVLEPDELRRAVGAALRDALASYLPVRAGEA